One Drechmeria coniospora strain ARSEF 6962 chromosome 01, whole genome shotgun sequence genomic region harbors:
- a CDS encoding beige/BEACH domain protein, whose amino-acid sequence MARRSLHPHLFGTGHELAKCRIVDPEQTTPTPPFDAATIDEAGTARGRDEGGAMTFDARRLRSSTSTSTPTSTPDAESSAGLRRLLASLDAVVDDAGDNAYPDPLPLDSSLQDIARCVCSESTTVHQDEFRHASGFQSVLAVLRRFSGFYDPHKRAEADMLALFGLLASCLKVLAAALRDHPANRRFFRYRVDGGGWEALEQVIASIGLGGAEPDPWVSCHVFGQLLSFSLDDDAFDLLGRSIGKMLRPDAEGSDRDADGDVLDKVARGVEKLINGTTAIRFPEMLRAVVSFWTALPRPAGSSACVSSIFVLEAMLRATSVSMHNRAAVHSAGVLSQFLLVAFGHGWLAEADRERLLAICQLLMFLGVNEPADTQFLLSAPRSEAADFCLEMMSKHAGPPFFQFDLTLHGYSSLELPSLGRSFPPQSAAGYTFTAWMRVEAFDPAAHTTIFGLYDASQTCFVLVYLEKDTRNFILQTSVFSNKPSVRFKSVAFREKKWYHVAVVHRRPKTMTASKAALYVDGEFAEQVRCSYPQPPPPSNGSNESFASFSSNQDRTNPVQAFVGTPRELSAKTGSGVVHTRWALASAHLFEDVLSDDYLAVHFGLGPRYQGNFQDSLGGFQTYRASAALGLRNEIVHPGKDEHSEILRAVRDKASSLLPESKILLSLLPSATFAENVQFLDTGLLRSLPRVSTRNLLRISNQEGGPLAMNCAVPNLSDALFRTHGVASFRGMPIVAAPSYLDENLWRLAGFTPLALKLLERATTAEETIRAIEIMFHCIRKSWRNSEAMERDNGYGILGMLLRFKMGYGNGEPPVPRLFISVAERDSLAFRVLALMLDFLGYNHAEPIESFIVNPLAYRMLLIDLDIWRRSAPRIQELYYKQFLTFAVNSKHHEFNSRRLIRMRTVKRLLDAMKGESISDDVIDHFMNAFQALVKSSLSQEVMRSLSLFITYAFQTSARTAGKLDGESPVGYKMVTKKQLGARILTMYSHILCEKGNLTNIKTFGRTVSNKWLLYLLDNDDATVVLHSCRILTRQLVANGGFYTSKFAVKAGGWAIMANRLKRFWDTPSLWPMCFSILFGYDVAEVTLHRELSTLVGLFSARKVAYPEASLIINTMLQHGMREVMKREDAGARHPGPADAAADLETRLTFKVDGAALLLDVLAFLKQLHALSSEFRNFALTSEWVRMLLAALYPVIVSTDVVTPDVELNSRDSTLTFEGSDVMIHPIGGGSMPGPIVRTTAVKVSSSPQLMPQSGTPLRRASSFVLLTPERDVRLERGQSFGNTICEEMLDLVLAVFLEQVLVRKDFTGFDLFTRVPPGFREHQAYFESHVLERVMARLSDEVHKNQKALCEPRILTNLSRLCLHLAEATFEGWFINGADIMIDFGGMLLEFLQRPDVAKMKSVRLCSQALSTIRSSLLRIILLKLSDLDMQTTEMQGKDFMNKLAYWQMSILECLSADDDYLKLFLYQLYTKLIHHKPFIRIAAANFLRIILVQKPDESVAAIRSCMAPDQRQLSNEFQQLTEVDDETFVAWVDKHRLSLDTLFLGSMAKTWEEFVGAENAKTLETAKARLSRRKERLKAWNAEAVSSNKMLVSHDIGNSAWMKSVCNTEFFKHQRLLQDQQDDLAFLTAAYRRKERDLRRPGAVFSESGPLKWKLDRTEGRNRMRLRLLPDSSAMDDKYEPRKKGGPRSVAATPPNLDRARMTPEPSLDEGVEEDFELVDNPEDADGDSFEDKNRKVLRRLQPGDQVQAAYNMSRITGLEACEGLFIVGKDALYMMDNVFQCVNGDIVNVWQAPREERDPFTMVVTGTRTLERQQNLREQESRHWKWQDVVGFSKRRFLFRDVAVEIFFTDGRSYLLALLTPAVRDELFGKMLSKAPHTSAANALPNPEDAWRLEALKPFDEPPRLAGLGSKLGTLFNTSGWNPVMKRWQRGEVSNFHYLMMVNTMAGRTFNDLTQYPVFPWILADYTSEDLDLEDPATFRDLSKPMGAQTPTRVSRFSETYNALREIGQTPFHYGTHYSSAMIVSSYLIRLPPFVQSYLLVQGDSFDHADRLFQSVGDAWLSASARNKTDVRELIPEFFCLPEFLTNINGYDFGRRQSNGARVDDVALPPWAKGDPRIFIAKHREALESPYVSENLHRWVDLVFGHKQRGEAAVENLNVFHHLSYAGASDLDRITDANERAITAGVIHNFGQTPHQVFSKPHPPREHMKCPIRRLDTAVFSLSNPGPPLLESHDRVASLVYASKLDRLLCAPPLRLNFPPYDKYLEWGYADNSIRFFFSDNRKPAGLFENLHTGQISCACFADSKTLITAGEDCVVSVFTVVTAPAKPVDLVPRSSVFGHKAPVTAMAVSKAFGTFVTASSDGQAFLWDLNLLFFIRKLPLVRAVECAAINDVTGDVMLCSGPTVLMYTLNGSLMLDQNLCPEQDDYVHSCAFYEGAGYEWLENHLVFTGHSKGRVNVWRKSIVGGAWTLELLRRLDHVDGKGDANIEAGITCITPMPTCLYTGDEDGRVYEWNFRDK is encoded by the exons ATG GCACGACGCTCGCTGCACCCTCATCTGTTCGGCACCGGGCACGAGCTAGCCAAGTGCCGGATCGTCGACCCAGAGCAGACCACACCCACACCACCTTTCGATGCCGCCACGATAGACGAAGCCGGGACCGCTCGAGGGCGGGACGAAGGAGGTGCCATGACGTTTGATGCTCGACGTCTCcggtcctcgacctcgacctcgaccccGACCTCGACCCCGGATGCCGAGTCGTCCGCCGgtctccgtcgtctcctcgcatccctcgacgccgtcgtcgacgacgccggtgacAATGCCTATCCGGATCCGCTCCCTCTCGACTCGAGCCTGCAGGACATCGCCCGCTGCGTCTGCTCCGAGAGCACGACGGTGCACCAGGATGAGTTTCGACATGCCAGCGGTTTCCagtccgtcctcgccgtcctaCGACGCTTCTCCGGCTTCTACGACCCCCACAAgcgagccgaggccgacatGCTTGCCCTCTTCGGCCTCCTCGCTTCCTGCCTCAAGgtcctggccgccgccttgcgCGACCACCCGGCCAACAGACGCTTCTTCCGCTaccgagtcgacggcggcggatgggaggccctcgagcaggtcatcgcgagcatcggcctcggcggcgccgagccggaTCCCTGGGTCAGCTGCCACGTCTTCGGCCAGCTGCTGTCGTTttccctcgacgacgacgcctttgacctcctcggccggtcCATCGGCAAGATGCTGCGGCCAGACGCCGAGGGCAGCGACCgggacgccgacggagatGTGCTGGACAAGGTCGCccgcggcgtcgagaagctcatcaacggcacgacggccatcCGCTTTCCCGAGATGCTCCGCGCCGTCGTGAGCTTCTGGACCGCCCTCCCGCGACCTGCAGGCTCGTCGGCATGCGTGAGCTCCATCTTTGTCCTCGAGGCGATGCTGCGTGCCACGTCGGTCTCGATGCACAaccgcgccgccgtccactCCGCCGGCGTCCTGTCTCagttcctcctcgtcgcctttggccatggctggctggccgaAGCCGATCGCGAGCGCCTCCTGGCCATCTGCCAGCTGCTCATGTTTCTCGGCGTCAACGAGCCGGCCGACACCCAGTTTCTGCTCTCGGCGCCCCGgtccgaggccgccgacttCTGCCTCGAGATGATGTCCAAGCATGCCGGCCCGCCCTTCTTTCAGTTTGACCTGACCCTCCACGGCTACTCCTCGCTCGAGCTGCcgagcctcggccgctccTTTCCTCCCCAGTCGGCCGCCGGCTACACCTTTACCGCCTGGATGCGCGTCGAGGCCTTTGATCCCGCCGCCCACACCACCATCTTCGGCCTCTACGACGCCTCCCAGACctgcttcgtcctcgtctaCCTCGAAAAGGACACGCGCAACTTCATCCTCCAGACCTCCGTCTTCTCCAACAAGCCGAGCGTGAGGTTCAAGTCCGTCGCCTTTCGGGAGAAAAAGTGGTaccacgtcgccgtcgtccatcgCCGACCCAAgaccatgacggcgagcaAGGCCGCCCTctacgtcgacggcgaattTGCCGAGCAGGTTCGCTGCAGCTATCcgcaaccgccgccgccgtcaaacGGCAGCAACGAGAGCTTTGCCTCCTTCAGCTCGAACCAGGACCGCACCAACCCCGTCCAAGCCTTTGTCGGAACGCCGCGCGAGCTCTCCGCCAAGACGGGCAGTGGTGTCGTTCACACCCGCTGGGCTCTCGCGTCCGCTCACCTGTTCGAGGATGTCTTGAGCGACGACTATCTCGCCGTCCACTTCGGCCTCGGGCCCCGCTACCAGGGAAACTTCCAAGACAGCCTGGGAGGCTTCCAGACCTACCGGGCCTCCGCCGCTCTCGGCCTCCGCAACGAGATTGTCCACCcgggcaaggacgagcaTTCCGAGATTCTGCGTGCCGTCCGGGACAAGGCGAGCTCGCTGCTCCCCGAGTCCAAGATCCTGCTGAGCCTGCtgccctcggccacctttGCCGAGAACGTCCAGTTCCTCGATACAGGCCTCCTTCGTTCGCTACCGCGTGTCTCGACCCGTAACCTCCTTCGAATTTCCAACCAAGAAGGCGGACCCCTCGCCATGAACTGCGCCGTTCCGAACTTGTCTGACGCCCTTTTCAGGACGCACGGCGTTGCCTCCTTTCGCGGCATGCCCATTGTCGCCGCGCCGTCCTATCTCGACGAAAATCTCTGGCGCCTAGCCGGCTTCACGCCGCTCGCCCTGAAGCTGCTCGAaagagcgacgacggccgaggagacgatCCGGGCCATCGAGATCATGTTCCACTGCATCCGCAAGAGTTGGCGCAACAGCGAGGCCATGGAGCGGGACAACGGGTACGGAATCCTCGGCATGCTTCTGCGCTTCAAGATGGGCTACGGAAACGGCGAACCACCCGTCCCTCGCCTGTTCatctccgtcgccgagcgcgaCAGCCTCGCCTTTCGTGTCCTCGCCCTCATGCTCGACTTTCTGGGCTACAATCACGCCGAGCCGATCGAGTCCTTCATCGTGAACCCGCTTGCCTACCGGATGCTcctcatcgacctcgacatCTGGCGCCGGTCGGCACCACGCATCCAGGAGCTGTACTATAAGCAGTTTTTGACCTTTGCCGTCAACAGCAAGCACCACGAATTCAACAGCAGGAGACTGATTCGAATGA GGACCGTCAAGAGGCTTCTCGATGCCATGAAAGGCGAGAGCATCTCGGACGACGTCATCGACCATTTCATGAACGCATTCCAGGCCCTGGTCAAGTCAAGCCTCAGCCAAGAGGTCATGAGATCCCTCTCGCTCTTCATCACCTACGCCTTTCAGACGTCGGCCCGGACCgccggcaagctcgacggcgagagccCGGTTGGCTACAAAATGGTCACCAAGAAGCAGTTGGGCGCTCGCATCCTGACCATGTACTCGCATATTCTCTGCGAAAAGGGAAACCTCACCAACATCAAAACGTTTGGCCGAACCGTGAGCAACAAG TGGCTCCTGTACCTTCTGgacaacgacgacgcgacCGTCGTGCTGCACAGCTGCAGGATCCTCACCCGGCAGCTAGTAGCCAACGGTGGCTTTTACACCTCCAAGTTCGCCGTCAAGGCGGGTGGCTGGGCCATCATGGCAAACCGACTGAAGCGTTTCTGGGACACTCCGTCGCTGTGGCCCATGTGCTTCAGCATCCTCTTCGGCtacgacgtcgccgaggttACTCTCCACCGCGAACTGAGCACCTTGGTCGGCCTATTTTCCGCCCGCAAGGTCGCCTACCCCGAGGCCTCCCTCATCATCAACACGATGCTGCAGCACGGCATGAGGGAGGTCATGAAGCGCGAGGACGCTGGTGCGAGGCATCCCGGgcccgccgatgccgctgccgatCTGGAGACGCGAT TGACGTTCAAGGTCGACGGAGCCGCCCTGCTGCTGGATGTGCTTGCATTTTTGAAGCAGCTGCATGCGCTGTCGTCCGAGTTCCGAAACTTTGCCCTCACCTCTGAATGGGTTCGCATGCTCCTGGCGGCACTGTACCCCGTCATCGTCAGTACCGATGTCGTCACGCCCGATGTCGAACTCAACTCGAGAGATTCGACTCTCACCTTTGAAGGCAGCGATGTCATGATACACCCCATCGGGGGAGGTTCGATGCCTGGCCCGATAGTTcgcacgacggccgtcaaagtctcctcgtcgccccaGCTGATGCCGCAATCAGGAACGCCGCTGCGACGAGCATCCTCCTTCGTGCTGCTCACGCCCGAACGGGACGTGCGGCTCGAGAGAGGGCAAAGCTTCGGCAACACCATCTGCGAGGAAATGTTGgatctcgtcctcgccgtcttcctgGAACAGGTTCTCGTCCGGAAAGACTTCACCGGCTTTGACTTGTTCACCAGGGTGCCGCCCGGCTTCCGGGAGCATCAGGCGTACTTTGAGTCGCACGTCCTCGAGCGCGTCATGGCAAGGCTGTCCGACGAGGTGCACAAGAACCAAAAGGCGCTCTGCGAGCCGCGCATCCTGACCAATCTTTCACGGCTCTGTCTACACCTGGCGGAAGCCACCTTTGAAGGCTGGTTCATAAACGGAGCAGACATCATGATTGACTTTGGCGGCATGCTGCTGGAGTTTCTGCAGCGTCCCGACGTGGCCAAGATGAAAAGCGTTCGACTCTGCAGCCAAGCGCTGTCGACGATCCGCTCCAGCCTCCTGCGCATCATCCTGCTGAAGCTATCGGACCTGGACATGCAGACGACGGAAATGCAGGGAAAAGACTTCATGAACAAGCTGGCCTACTGGCAAATGTCCATCCTCGAGTgcctctcggccgacgacgattaCCTGAAGCTATTCTTGTATCAGCTGTACACGAAACTCATACATCACAAACCCTTCATTCggatcgccgccgccaacttTCTGCGCATCATTCTCGTCCAGAAGCCGGACGAATCCGTCGCTGCGATTCGATCGTGCATGGCTCCCGACCAGCGGCAGCTGTCCAACGAGTTCCAGCAGCTgaccgaggtcgacgacgagacctTTGTCGCCTGGGTGGATAAGCATCGCCTGTCTCTGGATaccctcttcctcggcagcATGGCCAAGACGTGGGAGGAGTTTGTCGGTGCGGAGAACGCAAAGACGTTGGAGACTGCCAAGGCGCGCTTGTCGAGGCGCAAGGAGAGGCTCAAGGCATGGAACGCAGAGGCCGTCAGCAGCAATAAGATGCTCGTCAGCCACGACATCGGCAACAGCGCGTGGATGAAGAGCGTCTGCAATACCGAGTTCTTCAAACACCAGCGGCTCCTCCAAGATCAGCAGGACGACCTTGCCTTCCTCACGGCGGCCTACAGACGAAAGGAACGTGACCTGAGACGTCCCGGCGCCGTCTTCAGCGAGTCGGGGCCGCTCAAATGGAAGCTGGACCGCACCGAGGGACGCAACCGGATGCGGCTGCGACTGCTCCCCGACTCTTCGGCCATGGATGATAAATACGAACCGCGGAAGAAGGGCGGCCCTCGCTCGGTGGCTGCGACACCGCCCAACCTCGACAGAGCCCGCATGACCCCCGAGCCGTCGCTGGATGAAGGGGTGGAAGAGGACTttgagctcgtcgacaaccccgaggacgccgacggcgacagcTTCGAGGACAAGAACCGCAAGGTCCTGCGACGGCTGCAGCCCGGTGACCAGGTCCAGGCCGCGTACAACATGTCGCGCATCACGGGGCTCGAGGCCTGCGAGGGcctcttcatcgtcggcaaggaCGCCCTCTACATGATGGACAACGTATTTCAGTGCGTCAACGGCGACATCGTCAACGTCTGGCAGGCGCCGCGCGAGGAGCGCGATCCGTTCACCATGGTCGTCACCGGCACCAGGACCCTCGAGAGGCAGCAGAATTTGCGCGAGCAGGAGTCGAGGCACTGGAAGTGGcaagacgtcgtcggcttctccaAAAGGCGCTTTCTCTTCCGAgacgtggccgtcgagatcTTCTTCACCGACGGGCGCAGCTACCTGCTGGCGCTCCTCACGCCGGCGGTGAGGGACGAGCTGTTCGGGAAGATGCTCAGCAAGGCGCCTCACACGAGCGCCGCCAACGCGCTGCCGAACCCCGAGGACGCGTGGAGGTTGGAGGCGCTCAAGCCCTTTGACGAACCGccacgcctcgccggcctcggctccaAGCTGGGAACGCTGTTCAACACGTCCGGGTGGAACCCCGTGATGAAGCGGTGGCAGCGCGGCGAGGTGTCCAACTTCCACTACCTCATGATGGTCAACACCATGGCGGGCCGCACCTTTAACGACCTCACGCAGTACCCCGTCTTCCCCTGGATCCTCGCCGACTACACGAGCGAGGACCTGGACCTCGAGGATCCGGCGACCTTTCGCGACCTGTCGAAGCCGATGGGAGCCCAAACGCCGACGCGCGTCTCGCGCTTCTCGGAGACGTACAACGCGCTGCGCGAGATTGGCCAGACGCCCTTCCACTACGGCACCCACtactcgtcggcgatgatcGTGTCGTCGTACCTCATCCGCCTGCCGCCCTTTGTGCAGTCGTACCTGCTCGTGCAGGGCGACAGCTTCGATCACGCCGACCGCCTCTTCCAGTCGGTCGGGGATGCCTGgctgtcggcctcggcgaggaacaAGACGGACGTCCGCGAGCTCATCCCCGAGTTCTTCTGCCTGCCCGAGTTTCTGACCAACATCAACGGCTACGACTTTGGCCGGCGGCAGAGCAACGGCGCCCGAGtggacgacgtcgccctGCCGCCGTGGGCCAAGGGGGATCCGCGCATCTTCATCGCGAAGCACCgcgaggcgctcgagagcCCGTACGTCAGCGAGAACCTGCACCGCTGGGTCGATCTCGTATTCGGCCACAAGCagcgcggcgaggcggccgtggaGAATCTCAACGTCTTCCACCACCTGTCGTACGCCGGGGCGAGCGACCTCGACCGCATCACCGACGCCAACGAGCGCGCCATCACCGCCGGCGTCATCCACAACTTTGGGCAGACGCCGCATCAGGTTTTCAGCAAGCCTCACCCCCCGCGGGAGCACATGAAGTGCCCCATACGTCGCCTCGACACGGCCGTCTTTTCGCTCAGCAATCCGGGCCCGCCTCTCCTGG AGAGCCACGATCGCGTGGCATCGCTCGTGTACGCATCGAAGCTCGACCGCCTGCTGTGCGCGCCGCCCCTGCGGCTCAACTTCCCGCCGTACGACAAGTATCTCGAGTGGGGATACGCCGACAACAGCATCCGCTTCTTCTTCAGCGACAACCGCAAGCCGGCCGGCCTGTTCGAGAACCTTCACACGGGCCAGATCTCGTGTGCGTGCTTTGCCGATTCAAAGACGCTCATCACCGCCGGGGAGGActgcgtcgtctccgtcttcaccgtcgtcaccgctCCGGCCAAGCCCGTAGACCTCGTGCCGCGCTCCAGCGTCTTCGGCCACAAGGCGCccgtgacggccatggcggtgaGCAAGGCGTTTGGCACATTtgtgacggcctcgtcggatgGTCAGGCGTTCCTGTGGGACCTCAACCTGCTCTTCTTCATCCGCAAGCTGCCGCTCGTGCGTGCCGTCGAGTGCGCCGCCATCAACGACGTCACGGGCGACGTCATGCTATGCTCGGGGCCCACGGTGCTGATGTACACGCTCAACGGATCGCTCATGCTCGACCAGAACCTATGTCCCGAGCAGGACGATTACGTGCACTCGTGCGCCTTCTACGAGGGCGCGGGCTACGAGTGGCTGGAGAACCACCTCGTCTTCACGGGGCACTCCAAGGGCCGCGTCAACGTCTGGCGAAagagcatcgtcggcggtgccTGGACCTTGGAGCTGCTGCGGCGTCTGgaccacgtcgacggcaagggggATGCGAAcatcgaggccggcatcaCGTGCATCACACCGATGCCGACCTGTCTGTACAcgggggacgaggacggacgaGTG TACGAATGGAACTTTCGCGACAAGTAG
- a CDS encoding NADH-ubiquinone oxidoreductase 9.5 kDa subunit: MSTPYFWATPLRYCRWAARERPALFWSVIIGAAGPLAMPIVPPIRYYFGDIEPAPVPVTYPVPNGPRKQLSGYDD; this comes from the exons ATGTCCACGCCCTACTTCTGGGCCACGCCTCTTCGCTACTGTCGCTGGGCTGCCCGCGAGCGACCGGCCCTCTTCTGGtccgtcatcatcggcgcGGCCGGCCCTCTCGCCATGCCCATCGTGCCCCCCATTCGATACTACTTTGGCGACATTGAGCCGGCGCCGGTTCCTGTCACGTATCCAG TTCCCAACGGTCCTCGGAAGCAGCTCTCCGGCTACGACGATTAG
- a CDS encoding hypothetical protein (related to oligosaccharyltransferase 48K subunit), whose protein sequence is MRSLLSVAVCLLAATAAAVSTSGNRLLVLLDNVADKDAYNHFFGDLTARGYDITYESPRNEGLRLFRLGQRNFDHVMVLPCKLKGLGPNFTPSLLLDFVKAEGNILVALSSTAAAPVSVTAFLAELDIFLPSERTGTVVDHFNYDSVSAKEAHDTLVLDAPEAVRPGLKDYFELPGVLALPHVVGHLLGSSQLITPILRGLPTAYSYSPKQDPVVVDPDDLFAAGRQLGLVSVMQARNSARVSVVGSAEMLQDKWLDAQVARGGGDKVKTENREFGKRLSGWTFQEIGVLRVNGVEHRLVGDSELNPQIYRVKTDVSYSISLSEYVWDKWVPYVLPADDSLQLEFSMLSPFHRLNLVPSVTQSGATNFSRDFTLPDQHGIFNFMVNYKRPFLTYIEDKKTVSVRHMAHDEFPRSYVISGAMPWLSGIAATATGFVCFAAVWMYSSPPAVEKRK, encoded by the exons ATGCGGTCGCTTCTGAGTGTCGCTGTTTGCCTcctggcggcgacggccgctgCGGTGAGCACTTCAGGAAACAGGCTGCTCGTTCTCTTGGACAACGTGGCGGACAAGGATGCATACAATCACTTCTTTGGCGATCTCACAG CCCGAGGATATGATATCACGTACGAATCACCGCGGAACGAGGGCTTGAGGCTGTTCCGCCTCGGACAGCGAAACTTTGACCACGTCATGGTCTTGCCCTGCAAGTTGAAAG GCCTCGGTCCCAATTTCACGCCCAGCCTTCTCCTCGACTTTGTCAAGGCCGAGGGCAACATCCTCGTTGCCCTCTCCTCCACCGCTGCCGCGCCCGTCTCCGTCACCGCtttcctcgccgagctcgacatcTTCCTTCCGAGCGAGCGAACGGGGACCGTCGTTGATCACTTCAACTACGACAGCGTCTCGGCCAAGGAAGCCCACGACACTCTCGTCCTTGACGCGCCCGAGGCCGTGCGGCCCGGTCTCAAGGACTACTTTGAGCTTCCCGGCGTCCTGGCCTTGCCGCACGTCGTCGGTCACTTGCTCGGCTCGAGCCAGCTCATCACGCCGATCCTGCGTGGGCTCCCGACGGCGTACAGCTACAGCCCCAAGCAGgatcccgtcgtcgtcgacccggATGATCTGTTCGCCGCCGGtcgccagctcggcctcgtgTCCGTCATGCAGGCTCGCAACTCGGCCCgcgtcagcgtcgtcggGTCGGCCGAGATGCTGCAGGACAAGTGGCTGGATGCGCAGGTGgcgcgaggcggcggcgacaaggtCAAGACGGAGAACCGCGAGTTTGGCAAGCGACTGTCCGGCTGGACGTTCCAGGAGATTGGCGTGCTGCGCGTCAACGGCGTGGAGCACCGCTTGGTCGGCGACAGCGAGCTCAACCCGCAGATCTACCGCGTCAAGACGGACGTG TCCTACAGCATCTCGCTGTCCGAGTACGTCTGGGACAAGTGGGTTCCCTACGtgctgccggccgacgacagccTGCAGCTCGAGTTTTCCATGCTCTCGCCCTTCCACCGCCTGAACCTCGTACCCTCGGTGACGCAGAGCGGGGCGACAAACTTTTCGCGCGACTTTACGCTGCCGGACCAGCACGGCATCTTCAACTTCATGGTCAACTACAAGCGGCCCTTTCTGACGTACATTGAGGACAAGAAGACGGTGAGCGTGCGGCACATGGCGCACGACGAGTTCCCGCGAAGCTACGTCATCTCGGGCGCCATGCCCTGGCTGTCGGGCatcgcggcgacggcgacaggcTTCGTGTGCTTCGCTGCCGTGTGGATGTACAGCAGcccgccggccgtcgagaagcGGAAATGA